From one Halosimplex rubrum genomic stretch:
- a CDS encoding DUF2309 domain-containing protein produces the protein MTLERDTLEDSIDRAAETVGSVWPLHSFVTANPLAGFEDRPFHRAVADAEELFGGRGYPHPSVFRRAWERGRIDPDALREALDDHGVGGEPDALLDEMAAAESESERGTGADAATETVDRVLSKWLAAFLDQGQAEWSMPNRDRGFYAAWRDLAPYDDEVPGCDDPSDIPESPVEALEAALSAYPEGQWESIFERHLAALPGWTGFVKQRADGHAGPWQSKYPVSLLDYLAVRLTLVDLLDAPVEPDGADREAADDCDEVPLAEVWLTAWERSHRARLLDGIDRSVAEPSADGDERPAAQLVFCIDTRSEVVRRHVEATGPYETHGYAGFFGVPMRYQGYDSKVEIDACPPVVDPKHRVAERPQPDRRERKAAHDRWTKLAAAGRKHLKSLKTNVAAAFTFVEGGGSAYGAAMAARTLLPSAVADLSDAVDERVPSQAEFCEPALDRPVDGDAEGDLPRGMTVEEKAGYAETAFELMGWEEFARLVVFAGHASETTNNPFDSSLDCGACAGNPGGPNARVLAAICNDAEVKRELRERGFEIPDDTVFLAGEHNTTTDEIELFDAHVPESHRADLERLRSDLEEARAGAAAECAESMPGSDPDDGVREAKRRTADWAETRPEWGLAGNASFVIGPRELTEGRDLDGRAFLHSYDWTTDPDGDALEAIVTGPLVVTQWINSQYYFATVDNAVYGSGSKVTQNPRGNVGVVQGNGGDLMTGLPLQSLKVADDRPYHQPLRLTAVIHAPVERVTDVLARHEEVARLFDNGWVSLTVVDPEQDDAAVHYQGDLEWEPRPAKPLAH, from the coding sequence ATGACCCTTGAGAGAGACACCCTGGAAGACAGCATCGACCGCGCGGCCGAGACCGTCGGCTCGGTCTGGCCGCTGCACTCCTTCGTCACGGCCAACCCCCTCGCGGGGTTCGAGGACCGGCCGTTCCACCGCGCGGTCGCCGACGCCGAGGAGCTGTTCGGCGGCCGCGGCTACCCGCACCCATCGGTGTTCCGACGGGCCTGGGAGCGCGGCCGGATCGACCCGGACGCGCTCCGCGAGGCGCTCGACGACCACGGCGTCGGCGGCGAACCCGATGCGCTGCTCGACGAGATGGCGGCCGCCGAGTCCGAGTCCGAGCGCGGGACCGGGGCCGACGCCGCGACGGAGACGGTCGACCGCGTGCTGTCGAAGTGGCTCGCCGCCTTCCTCGACCAGGGCCAGGCCGAGTGGTCGATGCCGAACCGCGACCGGGGCTTCTACGCCGCCTGGCGCGACCTCGCCCCCTACGACGACGAGGTCCCCGGGTGCGACGACCCGTCGGACATCCCCGAGTCGCCGGTCGAAGCGCTGGAGGCCGCCCTCTCCGCGTACCCGGAGGGACAGTGGGAGAGCATCTTCGAGCGCCACCTCGCCGCCCTGCCGGGCTGGACGGGCTTCGTCAAGCAGCGGGCCGACGGCCACGCCGGGCCCTGGCAGTCGAAGTACCCGGTCTCGCTCCTCGACTATCTCGCGGTGCGGCTGACGCTGGTCGACCTGCTGGACGCGCCCGTCGAACCCGACGGCGCCGACCGGGAGGCGGCCGACGACTGCGACGAGGTACCGCTGGCCGAGGTCTGGCTGACCGCCTGGGAGAGGAGCCACCGCGCCCGCCTGCTCGACGGCATCGACCGGTCGGTGGCGGAGCCGTCGGCCGACGGCGACGAGCGCCCGGCCGCCCAGCTCGTCTTCTGTATCGACACCCGCTCGGAGGTCGTCCGCCGTCACGTCGAGGCGACCGGCCCGTACGAGACCCACGGCTACGCGGGCTTTTTCGGCGTTCCCATGCGCTACCAGGGGTACGATTCGAAGGTGGAGATCGACGCCTGCCCGCCGGTCGTCGACCCGAAACACCGCGTCGCCGAACGCCCCCAACCCGACCGCCGTGAGCGGAAGGCGGCCCACGACCGGTGGACGAAGCTCGCGGCGGCCGGCCGGAAGCACCTCAAGTCGCTCAAGACCAACGTGGCCGCCGCGTTCACCTTCGTGGAGGGCGGCGGGAGCGCCTACGGCGCGGCGATGGCCGCCCGGACCCTGCTGCCGTCGGCCGTCGCCGACCTTTCCGACGCCGTCGACGAGCGCGTCCCGTCGCAGGCGGAGTTCTGCGAGCCCGCGCTCGACCGTCCCGTCGACGGGGACGCCGAGGGTGACCTCCCGCGGGGGATGACCGTCGAAGAGAAGGCCGGCTACGCGGAGACGGCCTTCGAGCTGATGGGCTGGGAGGAGTTCGCCCGGCTGGTCGTCTTCGCGGGCCACGCGAGCGAGACGACGAACAACCCGTTCGATTCGAGCCTCGACTGCGGCGCCTGCGCCGGCAACCCCGGCGGCCCGAACGCCCGCGTGCTCGCCGCGATCTGCAACGACGCGGAAGTCAAGCGCGAACTCCGCGAGCGCGGGTTCGAGATCCCGGACGACACCGTCTTCCTCGCCGGCGAGCACAACACTACCACCGACGAGATCGAGCTGTTCGACGCTCACGTCCCCGAGAGCCACCGCGCGGACCTCGAACGCCTCCGCTCGGACCTCGAAGAGGCGCGGGCCGGCGCCGCGGCCGAATGCGCCGAGTCGATGCCCGGGAGCGACCCCGACGACGGCGTCCGCGAGGCCAAACGCCGGACGGCCGACTGGGCGGAGACCCGCCCCGAGTGGGGGCTGGCCGGCAACGCGTCGTTCGTCATCGGGCCGCGCGAGCTGACCGAGGGCCGGGACCTCGACGGGCGGGCCTTCCTCCACTCCTACGACTGGACGACCGACCCCGACGGGGACGCCCTGGAGGCGATCGTGACGGGGCCGCTCGTGGTCACCCAGTGGATCAACAGCCAGTACTACTTCGCGACGGTGGACAACGCCGTCTACGGGAGCGGCTCGAAGGTCACGCAGAACCCCCGCGGCAACGTCGGCGTCGTGCAGGGCAACGGCGGCGACCTGATGACCGGGCTCCCCCTCCAGTCGCTCAAGGTGGCCGACGACCGGCCGTACCACCAGCCGCTCCGGCTCACGGCGGTGATCCACGCGCCGGTCGAACGCGTCACCGACGTCCTCGCCCGCCACGAGGAGGTCGCGAGGCTGTTCGACAACGGCTGGGTCTCGCTCACGGTCGTGGACCCGGAGCAGGACGACGCGGCCGTCCACTACCAGGGCGACCTGGAGTGGGAACCGCGGCCGGCGAAGCCGCTCGCCCACTGA
- a CDS encoding carbonic anhydrase yields the protein MNGTVVDLLAGNARHAEQFADRFDDVQDTQHPAAVTVCCSDSRVLQDRMWGNEQPGHLFTVGNIGNRVVQRGEDGEEVSDDVLYPIAHTGTETAVVVGHTGCGAVTGTYRALADDQTEPDGIEHCLSLLAPHLEAGVAALPDGLDAARAVDRLVEFNVDQQVESLVDSERVPESVDVVGAVYDFQDVYGGERGEIHVVNVDGERRVDALRDDHPEVEDRIDRIWEY from the coding sequence ATGAACGGGACGGTCGTCGACCTGCTGGCGGGGAACGCCCGTCACGCCGAACAGTTCGCTGACCGCTTCGACGACGTACAGGACACTCAGCACCCGGCGGCGGTCACCGTCTGCTGTTCGGACTCGCGGGTGCTCCAGGACCGGATGTGGGGCAACGAACAGCCGGGTCACCTCTTCACCGTCGGCAACATCGGCAACCGCGTCGTCCAGCGGGGAGAGGACGGCGAGGAGGTCTCCGACGACGTGCTCTACCCGATCGCCCACACCGGCACCGAGACCGCCGTCGTCGTCGGCCACACCGGCTGCGGCGCCGTGACCGGGACCTACCGGGCGCTCGCCGACGACCAGACCGAACCGGACGGGATCGAACACTGCCTGAGCCTGCTGGCGCCCCACCTCGAAGCCGGCGTGGCGGCGCTGCCCGACGGGCTCGACGCGGCGAGGGCGGTCGACCGCCTCGTCGAGTTCAACGTCGACCAGCAGGTCGAATCCCTCGTCGACAGCGAGCGAGTCCCCGAGAGCGTCGACGTGGTCGGTGCGGTCTACGACTTCCAGGACGTCTACGGCGGCGAGCGCGGCGAGATCCACGTGGTCAACGTCGACGGCGAGCGGCGCGTCGACGCGCTCCGCGACGACCACCCCGAGGTCGAAGACCGGATCGACCGGATCTGGGAGTACTGA
- a CDS encoding RNA-guided endonuclease TnpB family protein → MVTVTVTAKFHNPSLSRRKEWQRATRLYRDTKQFCIDGWENGDFGKSVTTASIDNDLYSAIQNQAIREAKSDHNKDGEVRYRESQPFAVNNQNWEIDTTENGTVVVGFPCVSQWWYTPIEVYDDIADPVDRLVEGGAKKTRLQVYRRGDNWFCTFNIEYDSDTSGETPIGVDIGERHILAVTAYDEDESMLVSGGEAKYVRRKYRSLRDSLSEAGALRARNRVGDKEQRRIKDLNHKLSRRLITFAEQFEKPVIRIEDLEGIRENSSWSGVHSWHFHQLQQFLTYKAERAGIRVEKVDAYHTSQKCSVCGSMGTRDGDHFSCSECGRGRHADLNASENIAQREGEPCTG, encoded by the coding sequence ATGGTCACGGTGACTGTCACCGCGAAGTTCCACAACCCATCCCTCTCACGGCGGAAAGAGTGGCAACGCGCTACCCGCCTCTACCGTGACACCAAGCAGTTCTGCATCGATGGGTGGGAGAACGGCGACTTCGGCAAGTCCGTGACCACGGCCAGCATCGACAATGACCTCTACTCGGCTATCCAGAACCAAGCCATCCGAGAGGCAAAATCCGACCACAACAAGGACGGGGAGGTTCGCTACCGAGAGAGTCAGCCGTTTGCCGTCAACAATCAGAACTGGGAAATCGACACGACCGAGAACGGCACGGTCGTCGTCGGCTTCCCGTGCGTCTCCCAATGGTGGTACACCCCGATAGAGGTGTACGACGACATAGCCGACCCCGTAGACCGGCTGGTCGAAGGTGGCGCAAAGAAGACACGGCTACAGGTGTACCGCCGTGGCGACAACTGGTTCTGTACGTTCAATATCGAATACGACTCCGACACGTCGGGTGAGACGCCCATCGGTGTCGATATTGGTGAACGACACATCCTCGCTGTGACGGCCTACGACGAAGACGAGTCAATGCTGGTGTCTGGTGGTGAGGCGAAGTATGTTCGGCGCAAATATCGTTCCCTACGCGATTCGCTATCGGAAGCGGGTGCGCTTCGCGCACGCAACCGCGTTGGTGACAAAGAACAGCGTCGAATCAAAGACTTGAACCACAAACTCTCCCGTCGCCTCATCACGTTCGCGGAACAATTCGAGAAACCCGTCATTCGGATAGAAGACCTCGAAGGTATCCGCGAGAACAGTTCGTGGTCTGGCGTTCACTCGTGGCATTTCCACCAACTCCAACAGTTCCTCACGTACAAGGCCGAACGCGCTGGTATTCGCGTCGAGAAAGTCGATGCGTACCATACCAGTCAGAAGTGTTCGGTCTGTGGTTCAATGGGAACCCGTGATGGTGACCACTTTTCGTGTTCGGAGTGCGGTCGAGGACGCCACGCCGACCTGAACGCTTCGGAGAATATCGCACAACGGGAGGGTGAACCATGCACGGGCTAA
- a CDS encoding NAD(P)H-hydrate dehydratase, whose product MEELLAELADGDDSEKGDSGRVGVVGGSIEFAGPPALSGLAALRTGTDVLRPDSVGKVLAVAEWSDALVVGPGLETPTPKAVREIVDRVAVPTVVDATAIEHALECDLSGSVVTPDSAEVERIEAEHGSLASSARYGSARRKPRPSGRG is encoded by the coding sequence ATGGAGGAACTCCTCGCGGAGCTGGCCGACGGTGACGACTCGGAGAAAGGCGACAGCGGGCGCGTCGGGGTCGTCGGCGGGAGCATCGAGTTCGCGGGCCCGCCGGCGCTGTCCGGGCTCGCGGCGCTGCGGACGGGGACGGACGTGCTCAGGCCCGACTCCGTCGGGAAGGTGCTGGCGGTCGCCGAGTGGAGCGACGCGCTCGTCGTCGGGCCGGGCCTGGAGACGCCCACGCCGAAGGCCGTGCGGGAGATCGTCGACCGGGTCGCGGTGCCGACGGTCGTCGACGCGACGGCCATCGAACACGCGCTGGAGTGCGACCTGAGCGGGAGCGTCGTCACGCCCGACAGCGCGGAGGTCGAGCGCATCGAGGCCGAACACGGCTCGCTGGCGTCGTCGGCTCGTTACGGAAGTGCAAGGAGAAAGCCCCGCCCTTCAGGGCGGGGATGA
- a CDS encoding aminoglycoside N(3)-acetyltransferase, translating to MGERDAVDRVDEPATTETLTDDLRGLGVRPGDTLLVHSSLSALGWVCGDAQAVVDALREAVTDTGTLVMPAHTGQYTDPEMWSNPPVPDDWVETVRAERPPFRPESTPTRGMGAVAECFRGYPDTVRSRHPTVSFAARGAGAEAVVADHAYDEGLGEKSPLAEVYDRDGRVLLLGTGYDTNTSIHLAEYRADFPKARTTNDAPVLDDGERVRVEYEDIETDTSDFEELGAAFEEGVPGAVERGTVGAADARLVDQPALVDFAVEWFEDNRG from the coding sequence ATGGGAGAACGCGACGCCGTCGACCGGGTCGACGAGCCCGCCACGACGGAGACGCTGACCGACGACCTCCGCGGGCTCGGTGTCCGTCCGGGCGACACCCTCCTCGTCCACTCGTCGCTCTCGGCGCTCGGCTGGGTCTGCGGCGACGCGCAGGCGGTCGTCGACGCGCTCCGGGAGGCCGTCACGGACACGGGAACGCTCGTGATGCCGGCCCACACCGGTCAGTACACCGACCCCGAGATGTGGTCGAACCCGCCCGTCCCCGACGACTGGGTCGAGACGGTCCGCGCCGAGCGACCGCCGTTCCGGCCGGAGAGCACGCCGACCCGCGGGATGGGCGCGGTCGCCGAGTGCTTCCGCGGCTATCCCGACACCGTCAGGAGCCGCCACCCGACCGTCTCCTTCGCCGCCCGGGGCGCGGGGGCCGAGGCGGTCGTCGCCGACCACGCCTACGACGAGGGACTGGGCGAGAAATCGCCGCTGGCGGAGGTCTACGACCGCGACGGGCGCGTCTTGCTGCTCGGCACCGGGTACGACACCAACACCTCGATCCACCTCGCGGAGTACCGCGCCGACTTCCCGAAAGCGCGGACGACAAACGACGCCCCCGTGCTCGACGACGGCGAGCGCGTCCGCGTCGAGTACGAGGACATCGAGACCGACACGTCGGACTTCGAGGAACTGGGCGCGGCCTTCGAGGAGGGGGTTCCCGGGGCCGTCGAGCGCGGGACCGTCGGCGCCGCCGACGCGCGGCTGGTCGACCAGCCCGCGCTCGTCGACTTCGCCGTCGAGTGGTTCGAGGACAACCGCGGTTGA
- the surE gene encoding 5'/3'-nucleotidase SurE — protein sequence MDEPSILLTNDDGIESAGLRALSDTLTEVGDVTVVAPAEDQSAVGRSLSHDVTVNEHDLGYAVEGTPADCTVAGLGSLVPDADIVVAGCNQGANLGSYVLGRSGTVSAAVEATFFDVPAIAVSMYIPVREDAAFEEVQVNPDSYAEAARATEYLVERATGTGVFDSADYLNVNAPVAEWGPAEMAVTFPSEVYQMTATREDDGDIRLHDRIWERMAEGTIPDPDGSDRRAVVDGKVSVSPLTAPHTTEHHEELDALAETYDPTA from the coding sequence ATGGACGAGCCGTCGATCCTCCTGACGAACGACGACGGGATCGAGAGCGCCGGGCTCCGGGCGCTCTCCGACACGCTGACCGAGGTCGGCGACGTGACGGTCGTCGCCCCGGCGGAAGACCAGAGCGCGGTCGGGCGGTCGCTCTCTCACGACGTGACCGTCAACGAGCACGACCTGGGGTACGCCGTCGAAGGGACCCCCGCAGATTGCACGGTCGCGGGGCTGGGGTCGCTGGTCCCGGACGCCGACATCGTCGTCGCGGGGTGTAACCAGGGCGCCAACCTCGGGTCGTACGTCCTCGGGCGCTCCGGGACCGTCTCGGCGGCCGTCGAGGCGACCTTCTTCGACGTGCCCGCGATCGCGGTGTCGATGTACATCCCGGTCCGCGAGGACGCCGCGTTCGAGGAGGTGCAGGTGAACCCCGACAGCTACGCCGAGGCCGCTCGCGCCACGGAGTACCTCGTCGAGCGGGCGACGGGGACGGGCGTGTTCGACAGCGCGGACTACCTGAACGTCAACGCGCCCGTCGCCGAGTGGGGGCCGGCGGAGATGGCCGTCACCTTCCCCTCGGAAGTGTACCAGATGACCGCGACCCGGGAGGACGACGGCGACATCCGGCTCCACGACCGCATCTGGGAGCGGATGGCCGAGGGGACGATCCCGGACCCCGACGGGAGCGACCGCCGGGCCGTCGTCGACGGGAAGGTGAGCGTCTCGCCGCTGACCGCGCCCCACACCACCGAACACCACGAGGAGCTCGACGCCCTCGCCGAGACCTACGACCCGACGGCGTAG
- a CDS encoding small ribosomal subunit Rsm22 family protein: protein MNGDQREQVRSNAKYLRRVRPVDPEEIHEYVDGQPHPAAVAQVLRESAVDLGLVEREDGTFEPVDEGPLSVSFHGVDAFPVEYGRVLEDRLVAEYGPGWPDGDSGDRLRERIRSFKDDYFNQRAVEYDAETALAYALYHLPDYYAVAGYVLADLAREGLLAKRLRVLDVGAGVGGPALGLADFVPEDALVDYHAVEPSDAADVLEAMLDETGRNVHHTVHRETAEAFDPVAVASELADGSDDGEGSDGGGFDLILFSNVLSELDDPESVVRRYADALADEGTIAGLAPADRNTAVGLRKVERAVADRGPLTIYGPAVRLWPGETPADDCWSFEVKPDIEVPVFQRRLDDGEPGESGLDGPERRDGEFENVDVQYAYTYLRTDGRRRVDFTPDDSRVAKLADSEDLITERANVYFAKLGRDLSDGGHPLFRVGDGSQRVDHFAVLTDESMLNSDLLTAEYGDVLSVENALVLWNDDEGAVNLVIDGETVVDRVPV, encoded by the coding sequence ATGAACGGCGACCAGCGCGAGCAGGTCCGTTCGAACGCGAAGTACCTCCGGCGGGTCAGGCCGGTCGACCCCGAGGAGATACACGAGTACGTCGACGGCCAGCCCCACCCGGCGGCGGTCGCGCAGGTCCTCCGCGAGTCGGCCGTCGACCTGGGGCTCGTCGAACGTGAGGACGGGACGTTCGAACCCGTCGACGAGGGGCCGCTCTCCGTCTCGTTCCACGGCGTCGACGCCTTCCCGGTCGAGTACGGGCGGGTGCTGGAGGACCGGCTGGTCGCGGAGTACGGCCCGGGGTGGCCCGACGGGGATTCGGGCGACCGCCTCCGCGAGCGGATCCGCTCGTTCAAGGACGACTACTTCAACCAGCGCGCCGTCGAGTACGACGCCGAGACGGCGCTGGCGTACGCGCTCTATCACCTTCCCGACTACTACGCCGTCGCGGGGTACGTCCTCGCCGATCTGGCCCGCGAGGGACTGCTCGCCAAGCGCCTGCGCGTCCTCGACGTGGGCGCCGGCGTCGGCGGGCCGGCGCTCGGCCTGGCCGACTTCGTCCCCGAGGACGCGCTCGTCGACTACCACGCCGTCGAGCCCAGCGACGCCGCCGACGTGCTCGAAGCGATGCTCGACGAGACCGGCCGGAACGTCCACCACACGGTCCACCGCGAGACCGCCGAGGCGTTCGACCCCGTTGCGGTCGCGTCGGAGCTCGCCGACGGCAGCGACGACGGCGAGGGCAGTGACGGCGGCGGCTTCGACCTGATCCTGTTCTCGAACGTCCTGAGCGAGCTCGACGACCCCGAGAGCGTCGTCCGGCGGTACGCCGACGCGCTGGCCGACGAGGGGACCATTGCCGGGCTCGCGCCCGCGGACCGCAACACGGCCGTCGGCCTCCGGAAGGTCGAGCGGGCCGTCGCCGACCGCGGCCCCCTCACCATCTACGGGCCCGCCGTTCGGCTGTGGCCGGGCGAGACGCCCGCGGACGACTGCTGGTCGTTCGAGGTGAAACCCGATATCGAGGTGCCCGTCTTCCAGCGCCGGCTCGACGACGGCGAGCCCGGCGAGTCGGGGCTCGACGGCCCGGAACGCCGGGACGGCGAGTTCGAGAACGTCGACGTGCAGTACGCCTACACCTACCTCCGGACCGACGGCCGACGGCGCGTCGACTTCACGCCGGACGACTCGCGGGTCGCGAAACTGGCCGACAGCGAGGACCTGATCACCGAGCGGGCGAACGTCTACTTCGCGAAGCTCGGTCGCGACCTGTCCGACGGCGGTCACCCGCTCTTTCGCGTCGGCGACGGCTCCCAGCGGGTCGACCACTTCGCCGTCCTCACCGACGAGTCGATGCTCAACAGCGACCTCCTGACCGCCGAGTACGGCGACGTGCTCTCCGTCGAGAACGCCCTCGTCCTCTGGAACGACGACGAGGGCGCCGTCAACCTCGTGATCGACGGCGAGACGGTCGTCGACCGGGTGCCCGTGTGA
- a CDS encoding NAD(P)-binding domain-containing protein — protein MNLLVVGAGEMGRWFARTVAAGTPDPPTVAFTDTDPSAAREAAARLSEDSTDARAVPSDADGPFDVVCFAVPIPSVESVVPAYADRADRALVDVSGVMGPAVDAMAAAGPDLERVSLHPLFAAARAPGNVAVVADAPGPVTDELRAALADAGNDTFETTAREHDRAMETVQARAHAAVLAFGLAAEPVPDEFGTPVSEALFDVLGTVTGNDPGVYADIQAAFDGADSVAAAASRVADADRETFEALYRDADAALQPVADGDGSENGGADGESP, from the coding sequence ATGAACCTGCTCGTGGTCGGGGCCGGCGAGATGGGGCGGTGGTTCGCCCGGACGGTCGCCGCCGGGACGCCCGATCCCCCGACGGTCGCGTTCACCGACACCGACCCGAGCGCCGCGCGCGAGGCCGCCGCCCGCCTCTCGGAGGACAGCACCGACGCCCGCGCCGTCCCGTCCGACGCCGACGGGCCCTTCGACGTGGTCTGTTTCGCCGTCCCGATCCCGTCCGTCGAATCGGTGGTCCCGGCCTACGCCGACCGAGCCGACCGTGCGCTGGTCGACGTGTCCGGCGTGATGGGGCCCGCCGTCGACGCGATGGCGGCCGCCGGTCCGGACCTCGAACGGGTGAGTCTCCACCCGCTGTTCGCCGCGGCCAGAGCGCCGGGCAACGTCGCCGTCGTCGCGGACGCGCCCGGCCCCGTGACCGACGAACTCCGCGCGGCGCTGGCCGACGCCGGCAACGACACCTTCGAGACCACCGCCCGGGAGCACGACCGGGCGATGGAGACCGTGCAGGCCCGCGCCCACGCGGCCGTGCTCGCGTTCGGCCTCGCCGCCGAACCCGTCCCCGACGAGTTCGGGACGCCCGTCTCGGAGGCGCTGTTCGACGTGCTGGGGACCGTCACCGGCAACGACCCCGGCGTCTACGCCGACATCCAGGCCGCCTTCGACGGCGCCGACAGCGTCGCCGCGGCCGCCAGCCGCGTCGCCGACGCCGACCGCGAGACCTTCGAGGCGCTGTACCGCGACGCGGACGCCGCGCTCCAGCCGGTCGCGGACGGGGACGGAAGCGAGAACGGTGGCGCGGACGGGGAGAGTCCATGA
- a CDS encoding fumarylacetoacetate hydrolase family protein has protein sequence MRRVRFRDSAGNVRGGRWTVRDGEEVVTAAAGPYGRIAFGDETFDPDEVDVLAPCEPTKIVCVGRNYADHADERDEEVPDRPLLFLKTPNTVATHNSTVTLPAGKERVEHEAELGVVIGEQCRNVDAATAEDVIAGYTPFNDLSNRDDQDREQNWVRGKAFDGAAPMGPVIATPEHLADDATVEARVNGEVRQSESIDKMIFSIPELIEEITTYMTLEPGDVIATGTPEGVGPLSDGDEVEIEVDDVGTLRHTVRFPDE, from the coding sequence ATGAGACGCGTCCGCTTTCGCGATTCTGCCGGCAACGTCCGCGGCGGTCGGTGGACCGTCAGGGACGGCGAGGAGGTGGTCACCGCCGCGGCGGGCCCGTACGGACGCATCGCCTTCGGCGACGAGACGTTCGACCCCGACGAGGTGGACGTGCTCGCCCCCTGCGAACCGACGAAGATCGTCTGCGTCGGTCGCAACTACGCCGACCACGCCGACGAGCGCGACGAGGAGGTCCCCGACCGCCCGCTCCTCTTCCTCAAGACGCCCAACACCGTCGCGACCCACAACAGCACCGTCACGCTCCCCGCCGGCAAGGAGCGCGTCGAACACGAGGCCGAACTGGGCGTCGTCATCGGCGAACAGTGCCGCAACGTCGACGCCGCCACCGCCGAGGACGTGATCGCCGGCTACACTCCCTTCAACGACCTCTCGAACCGCGACGACCAGGACCGCGAGCAGAACTGGGTCCGCGGCAAGGCCTTCGACGGCGCCGCCCCGATGGGCCCGGTCATCGCCACGCCCGAACACCTCGCCGACGACGCCACCGTCGAGGCCCGCGTCAACGGCGAGGTCCGCCAATCGGAATCGATCGACAAGATGATCTTCTCCATCCCGGAGCTCATCGAGGAGATCACGACCTACATGACCCTCGAACCGGGCGACGTGATCGCCACCGGCACCCCCGAGGGCGTCGGCCCGCTCTCCGACGGCGACGAGGTGGAGATCGAGGTCGACGACGTGGGAACCCTGCGACACACGGTCCGGTTCCCCGACGAGTGA
- a CDS encoding type II toxin-antitoxin system VapC family toxin: MWLEFVFDGDSADEAESVIERANSPDVGGLVAPTVVSEVSYRVRRVEDEGTARAAIRAIRDFDHVESMPVVDDIGEYAAELRSEYYEPGDRELSYADAIHLATAVVHGDCDTLYTGDPDFEGIEEIETVVL; encoded by the coding sequence GTGTGGCTGGAGTTCGTGTTCGACGGCGACAGCGCCGACGAGGCCGAGTCGGTCATCGAGCGGGCCAATTCCCCCGACGTCGGCGGGCTCGTCGCACCGACGGTCGTCTCGGAGGTCTCGTATCGAGTTCGCCGGGTCGAAGACGAGGGGACGGCCCGAGCGGCGATCCGCGCGATCCGCGACTTCGACCACGTCGAGAGCATGCCCGTCGTCGACGACATCGGCGAGTACGCGGCGGAACTCCGATCCGAGTACTACGAGCCGGGCGACCGGGAGCTATCGTACGCCGATGCGATTCACCTCGCGACGGCGGTCGTCCACGGGGACTGTGACACGCTGTACACCGGTGATCCGGACTTCGAGGGCATCGAAGAGATCGAGACAGTCGTCCTGTGA